The proteins below come from a single Streptococcus porcinus genomic window:
- the rpoD gene encoding RNA polymerase sigma factor RpoD, which yields MTKKNEITTFNVQVAEFIRNHKKEGTAVDDEVTEKLVIPFVLDADQIDDLLERLTDGGISITDKEGNPSTKYIVEEPKPEELTDEQLIGSNSAKVNDPVRMYLKEIGVVPLLTSEEEKELAIAVAEGDVDAKQRLAEANLRLVVSIAKRYVGRGMQFLDLIQEGNMGLMKAVDKFDYSKGFKFSTYATWWIRQAITRAIADQARTIRIPVHMVETINKLVREQRNLLQELGQDPTPEQIAERMEMTPDKVREILKIAQEPVSLETPIGEEDDSHLGDFIEDEVIENPVDYTTRVVLREQLDEVLDTLTDREENVLRLRFGLDDGKMRTLEDVGKVFNVTRERIRQIEAKALRKLRHPSRSKQLRDFIED from the coding sequence ATGACTAAAAAAAACGAAATAACAACTTTTAATGTTCAAGTTGCCGAATTCATTCGTAACCATAAAAAAGAAGGTACTGCTGTTGATGATGAGGTGACAGAAAAACTTGTTATTCCTTTTGTGTTGGACGCTGACCAAATTGATGATTTATTAGAACGTCTAACAGATGGTGGTATTTCAATTACGGATAAAGAGGGAAACCCGTCAACAAAATATATTGTCGAAGAACCAAAACCAGAAGAATTAACAGATGAGCAGTTGATTGGTAGTAATTCAGCTAAAGTCAATGATCCAGTACGAATGTATCTGAAAGAAATTGGGGTCGTTCCACTTTTAACAAGTGAAGAAGAAAAAGAACTAGCGATTGCTGTTGCTGAAGGTGATGTAGATGCTAAACAGCGTTTAGCGGAGGCAAACTTACGTTTAGTTGTATCAATTGCTAAACGTTATGTGGGACGTGGTATGCAATTCCTTGATTTAATTCAAGAAGGCAACATGGGACTAATGAAGGCCGTAGATAAATTTGATTATTCTAAAGGTTTTAAATTTTCAACTTATGCAACTTGGTGGATTCGTCAAGCTATTACGCGTGCTATTGCAGACCAAGCTCGTACTATTCGTATTCCAGTTCATATGGTTGAAACAATTAATAAGTTAGTTCGTGAACAAAGAAATCTCCTGCAAGAATTAGGTCAAGATCCTACACCAGAACAGATTGCAGAACGGATGGAGATGACGCCAGATAAAGTGCGTGAAATTCTTAAAATTGCTCAAGAACCGGTCTCTTTGGAAACACCAATCGGAGAAGAAGACGATAGTCATTTAGGTGATTTTATCGAAGATGAAGTGATTGAAAACCCAGTCGATTATACAACACGTGTCGTTCTTCGTGAGCAATTAGATGAAGTTTTAGATACATTAACAGACCGCGAAGAAAATGTTTTACGCTTACGTTTTGGTTTAGATGATGGTAAAATGCGCACGCTTGAAGATGTAGGTAAAGTCTTCAACGTGACGCGTGAGCGTATTCGCCAAATCGAAGCGAAAGCTTTACGAAAACTTCGTCATCCAAGCAGAAGCAAACAATTAAGAGATTTTATAGAGGATTAA
- the dnaG gene encoding DNA primase — MGFFWGGDSLAIDKEKISQIKNAVNIVDVIGEVVSLSRSGRHYLGLCPFHKEKTPSFNVIEDRQFFHCFGCGRSGDVFKFIEEYRQVPFLESVSILAEKSGIVLDVPKPQSQSPKKKTHQELIDLHQDAQKFYQAVLKTTKIGQEARNYLYQRGLDDNLIEHFNIGLAPAEPDYLYQALSKKYSEETLTASGLFNLSETSNTVYDAFRNRIMFPLADDRGQTIAFSGRIWTKEDQDKNLAKYKNSRATLLFNKSYELYHLDKAKPVIAKKHEVFLMEGFMDVIAAYKAGCENAIASMGTALTQEHINHLKPLTNKVILTYDGDDAGQNAIAKSIDLLSAFQVEIVLIPNKMDPDEFVQKYSAEELANLLENSRISDVEFFIRYLKPENTDNLQAQIAYVEEIARIIAQAPSITAQNLYINKVADSLPDFDYLQVEQTVNTYRVQDRQRRQVQIAPSETPIMTLPVTKNVTALVRTENQLLHRLIHHEYLLNEFRLKDDFYFDTPALQELFLVLKANGEVSPIDLANLSEDVNQAYYRVLEEHLPEEVTESEITDILTKRDKLLRERDIHRQGKQVRESSNNGDHQLALEVLENLIAQKRKME; from the coding sequence ATGGGTTTTTTCTGGGGAGGTGACAGTTTGGCTATAGACAAAGAAAAGATTTCCCAGATTAAAAATGCTGTCAATATTGTTGATGTCATTGGTGAAGTTGTCAGTCTTTCTCGTTCGGGGAGACATTATCTGGGACTATGTCCTTTTCATAAAGAAAAGACACCGTCCTTTAATGTTATTGAGGATCGACAATTCTTTCATTGCTTTGGCTGTGGTCGCTCAGGCGATGTTTTTAAATTTATTGAAGAATATCGGCAAGTTCCTTTTTTAGAGAGTGTTAGCATTCTTGCTGAAAAGAGTGGTATCGTTTTAGATGTTCCCAAGCCTCAAAGTCAGTCGCCTAAAAAGAAAACTCATCAAGAACTTATTGATTTACATCAAGATGCTCAGAAGTTTTATCAAGCTGTTCTAAAAACCACAAAAATAGGCCAAGAAGCTCGAAACTATTTATATCAGCGTGGTTTAGATGATAATCTGATTGAGCATTTTAATATTGGACTAGCCCCAGCTGAACCAGACTACCTTTATCAGGCACTTTCCAAAAAATACTCAGAAGAGACTTTAACAGCATCAGGGTTATTTAATTTATCTGAGACATCTAATACTGTATATGATGCTTTTCGTAATCGCATCATGTTTCCTTTAGCGGATGATCGCGGTCAGACTATTGCTTTTTCAGGTAGAATTTGGACTAAAGAGGATCAGGATAAAAACCTAGCTAAATATAAAAATTCACGAGCGACACTACTTTTTAATAAATCTTATGAACTTTATCATTTGGATAAGGCTAAGCCGGTTATTGCCAAAAAACATGAAGTTTTTTTGATGGAAGGATTTATGGATGTCATCGCAGCCTATAAAGCGGGTTGTGAAAATGCTATTGCTTCAATGGGGACAGCGTTAACTCAGGAGCATATTAACCATTTAAAACCACTAACCAACAAAGTGATTTTAACTTATGATGGTGATGATGCTGGTCAAAATGCTATTGCTAAATCCATAGACTTATTGTCTGCTTTCCAAGTTGAAATTGTTCTTATCCCGAACAAGATGGATCCAGACGAATTTGTCCAAAAGTATTCAGCAGAAGAACTAGCTAATCTATTAGAAAACTCAAGAATTAGTGACGTTGAATTTTTTATTAGGTATTTAAAGCCAGAAAATACAGATAATTTACAAGCTCAAATCGCTTATGTGGAAGAGATTGCTCGGATTATTGCTCAAGCCCCTTCAATAACAGCTCAAAATTTATACATTAACAAAGTGGCTGATAGTTTACCGGACTTTGACTACTTGCAGGTGGAACAGACAGTCAATACTTACCGGGTTCAAGATCGACAAAGACGTCAAGTACAGATAGCTCCATCAGAAACGCCTATTATGACTTTGCCGGTTACTAAAAACGTTACGGCTTTGGTGAGAACAGAAAATCAACTTTTACACCGTTTAATTCATCATGAGTATTTACTTAATGAGTTTAGACTAAAGGACGATTTCTATTTTGACACACCAGCTCTACAGGAATTATTTCTTGTTTTAAAGGCAAATGGAGAGGTCAGTCCAATTGACTTGGCCAATCTATCAGAAGACGTTAACCAAGCTTATTATCGTGTTTTAGAAGAACATTTACCTGAGGAAGTGACTGAAAGTGAAATTACTGATATTTTAACAAAGCGTGACAAATTACTGAGGGAAAGAGATATCCATAGGCAAGGTAAACAAGTACGAGAATCCAGTAATAATGGAGATCACCAACTAGCCTTAGAAGTTTTAGAAAATCTAATTGCACAGAAAAGGAAAATGGAATAG
- the mscL gene encoding large conductance mechanosensitive channel protein MscL: protein MIKELKEFLFKGNVLDLAVAVVIGAAFKAIIDSLVADVITPLILNPVLKAAGVSNIAELAWNGVKYGSFIAAVINFLIVGTTLFFVVKAANKAMSFRKKEEEEVIAGPTQEELLVQIRDLLASK, encoded by the coding sequence ATGATTAAAGAATTAAAAGAATTTTTATTTAAAGGCAATGTCTTAGACCTAGCTGTTGCTGTTGTTATTGGTGCTGCTTTTAAAGCAATCATTGATTCATTAGTGGCTGATGTCATCACACCATTAATCTTGAATCCTGTTCTTAAGGCTGCTGGTGTATCAAACATTGCAGAACTTGCATGGAACGGTGTTAAATATGGAAGTTTCATTGCCGCTGTTATCAACTTCTTAATCGTTGGTACAACCTTGTTCTTCGTTGTTAAAGCTGCTAACAAGGCAATGTCCTTCAGAAAAAAAGAAGAGGAAGAAGTTATTGCTGGCCCTACTCAAGAAGAACTCCTCGTTCAAATTCGCGACTTACTTGCAAGCAAATAA
- the rpsU gene encoding 30S ribosomal protein S21, protein MSKTVVRKNESLDDALRRFKRSVTKAGTLQESRKREFYEKPSVKRKRKSEAARKRKKF, encoded by the coding sequence ATGTCAAAAACAGTAGTACGTAAAAACGAATCATTGGATGATGCTCTTCGTCGTTTCAAACGTTCTGTTACTAAAGCTGGAACTCTTCAAGAATCACGTAAACGTGAATTCTACGAAAAACCTTCTGTAAAACGTAAACGCAAATCAGAAGCAGCTCGCAAACGTAAAAAATTCTAA
- the addA gene encoding helicase-exonuclease AddAB subunit AddA — protein sequence MIFPEFLSDKEIKELQKREAGSDKVQKRTPEQIEAIYCNGQNVLVSASAGSGKTFVMVERIIDKVLRGIAIDKMFISTFTVKAATELKERLEKRLLALIKESSDSEWKAYLNQQLQVIPQADIGTMDAFTQRLLSEYSYTLGISPKFRIMQDKSEQDILKNRIYESIFAKYMDSEEAVTFMKTVKNFSGNRKDSKGFRAIVYKIYDFSQSTEDPLEWLENTFLRASEAYTGFDSLPDADIEALLQSMKRTAESLRDLTELEDYGQLTKAGKPSAKYQKHLQMIELLQEWSLHFETYYGKEQISQLARDILALLPSGDTVTVNKRKYSIFKDLQTRLKDVKHLETIFTFQPETLPLLNSLQAFVIDFSRAYLKAKIDENAFEFSDIAHFAIAILENNPEIQASYQNKYHEIMVDEYQDNNHIQEKLLELLSNGHNRFMVGDIKQSIYRFRQADPLIFNQKFKDYQENLENGKLILLKENFRSQSEVLNVTNAIFSHLMDEEVGDILYDASHRLLPGSSLQRESFPENRCQFLIYDTDSQDQSQHSDSTETLSDNQLSPGEVKIVAKEIIRLHNEEQVAFSDITLLVSSRTRNDNILRTFNHLGIPLVSDGGLYNYLQSVEIMVMLDTLRTINNPLNDYALVALLKSPMFAFDEDQLARVALQESRQDKVESFYEKIQNALSKQGLYPDLVTNELQDSLIRFDKTLNHWRLFAKNNSLYDLIWKIYNDRFYFDYVASSPKAEQAQANLYALALRASQFEKTGYRGLSRFITMIDKILETENDLADVDIVQAKDAVNLMTIHKSKGLEFKYVFILNCDKKFSFKDLYAPAILDRHQGIGIKYLADFKTLLDAEQLSSLKVSLETLPYQINKKSLKRATLSEQMRLLYVAMTRAEKKLYLIGKGSQEKLGDKYDGQREGNHLPRTVRENLQSFQDWFLAIRESFTQEELYFDLRFESDSDLSDDAIGQLAVKEVLNSDNLAHNRQSDHIARALDMLEKVNQLNQTYHAAIHLPTVQTPSQIKDFYQPIMDSEGVAIIEKSRPLTQSSFVLPDFSENPPIDASQIGASLHELMQKIQVSERVTQESVQRALTLVNATEALKAKLNLNKVIQFFNQTALGQLICNHYQKLHREAPFAMLKKDILSQEKFVVRGIIDGYLLFDDKIILFDYKTDKYHQASDLQKKYAGQIALYAEALSQAYNIDTVEKYLVLLGGENLEVVSVS from the coding sequence ATGATCTTTCCAGAATTTTTAAGTGATAAGGAAATAAAGGAACTGCAAAAAAGGGAGGCTGGATCTGACAAGGTACAAAAACGAACCCCTGAGCAAATTGAAGCAATCTATTGTAATGGACAGAATGTTTTGGTTTCTGCATCAGCTGGTTCAGGAAAAACTTTTGTTATGGTTGAACGGATTATTGACAAAGTGTTGCGTGGCATTGCAATAGATAAGATGTTTATCTCGACCTTTACAGTTAAAGCAGCTACTGAACTGAAAGAACGCTTAGAAAAGAGACTCTTAGCCTTAATCAAAGAGAGTAGTGATTCCGAATGGAAAGCTTATTTAAATCAGCAATTACAAGTAATTCCTCAAGCAGACATTGGGACAATGGATGCCTTTACCCAGAGGCTCTTGTCCGAATATAGCTACACATTAGGGATATCGCCGAAGTTTCGAATTATGCAGGACAAGTCGGAACAAGATATCCTCAAAAACAGGATTTATGAATCGATTTTTGCTAAATATATGGATTCAGAAGAGGCTGTGACCTTTATGAAAACAGTCAAAAATTTCTCCGGAAACCGAAAAGATTCTAAAGGATTTCGAGCAATTGTCTATAAGATTTATGACTTTAGCCAATCAACTGAAGATCCTTTGGAATGGTTAGAGAATACTTTTCTAAGAGCTAGTGAGGCCTACACCGGTTTTGATAGTTTGCCAGATGCTGATATAGAAGCTTTGCTCCAAAGCATGAAGAGGACAGCAGAGAGTCTGCGTGATTTGACAGAATTAGAAGATTATGGACAACTGACAAAAGCAGGAAAACCTAGTGCCAAATACCAAAAGCATCTGCAGATGATCGAATTATTGCAAGAATGGTCGCTTCACTTTGAGACCTATTATGGGAAAGAACAGATTAGTCAATTAGCTAGAGACATTTTGGCACTTTTACCGAGTGGTGACACTGTGACGGTCAATAAGCGAAAATATAGTATTTTTAAAGACTTACAAACACGTTTAAAAGATGTGAAGCATTTAGAAACCATTTTTACTTTTCAACCAGAAACTTTGCCGTTATTAAACAGTTTACAAGCTTTTGTCATTGATTTTAGCAGAGCCTATCTAAAAGCGAAAATAGACGAGAATGCTTTTGAATTTTCTGATATTGCTCATTTTGCGATTGCTATATTGGAAAATAACCCTGAGATTCAGGCTTCTTATCAGAATAAATACCATGAAATAATGGTTGATGAGTATCAAGATAATAATCATATTCAAGAGAAGCTTTTAGAATTATTGTCAAACGGTCATAATCGTTTTATGGTAGGAGATATTAAACAGTCAATCTACCGTTTTAGACAAGCAGATCCACTTATTTTTAATCAAAAGTTCAAAGATTATCAAGAAAACTTGGAAAATGGCAAATTGATTCTATTGAAAGAAAATTTTCGAAGTCAATCAGAAGTCTTGAACGTTACTAATGCAATATTTTCTCATTTAATGGATGAAGAGGTTGGTGATATCCTTTATGATGCTAGTCATCGGTTATTGCCTGGTAGTTCTCTTCAACGAGAAAGTTTTCCAGAAAACAGATGTCAATTCTTAATCTATGATACAGACAGTCAAGATCAGAGTCAGCATTCAGATTCTACTGAGACGCTTAGTGACAATCAACTCTCACCTGGTGAGGTAAAAATTGTTGCTAAAGAAATTATTCGTCTTCATAATGAAGAACAAGTAGCTTTTTCGGATATCACCCTACTAGTTTCTTCACGGACAAGAAATGATAATATCCTGAGAACTTTTAATCATTTGGGGATTCCATTAGTGTCTGATGGTGGACTATATAACTATCTGCAATCGGTAGAAATAATGGTCATGCTAGATACCTTAAGGACTATCAATAATCCACTGAATGACTATGCCTTAGTCGCCTTACTTAAATCACCAATGTTTGCCTTTGATGAAGATCAGCTAGCTAGAGTAGCCTTACAGGAGTCTAGGCAAGATAAGGTGGAAAGCTTCTATGAAAAAATTCAAAATGCTTTATCTAAGCAAGGTCTTTATCCAGATTTAGTAACTAATGAGTTACAAGATAGCCTAATAAGATTTGATAAGACTTTAAATCATTGGCGCCTTTTTGCTAAAAACAATAGTTTGTATGATTTAATTTGGAAAATTTATAATGACCGTTTCTACTTTGATTATGTGGCTAGCAGCCCCAAAGCAGAACAAGCGCAAGCTAATTTATATGCTCTGGCATTAAGAGCTAGTCAATTTGAAAAAACAGGCTACAGAGGCCTATCACGCTTTATCACGATGATTGATAAAATCTTAGAGACTGAAAATGATCTAGCTGATGTTGATATTGTTCAGGCCAAGGATGCAGTCAATTTAATGACGATTCACAAATCTAAAGGATTAGAGTTCAAATATGTATTTATTTTAAACTGTGATAAAAAGTTTAGTTTTAAGGATTTGTATGCACCAGCTATTCTTGATCGTCATCAGGGGATAGGTATTAAATACTTAGCTGATTTTAAAACCCTTTTGGATGCAGAGCAATTATCAAGTTTAAAGGTAAGTTTAGAAACGCTTCCTTATCAGATTAATAAAAAATCTTTGAAGCGAGCTACGCTTTCAGAGCAGATGCGCCTACTTTATGTTGCTATGACTAGGGCTGAAAAGAAATTATACTTGATTGGCAAGGGAAGTCAAGAGAAGTTAGGTGACAAGTACGATGGGCAAAGAGAAGGAAACCATTTGCCTAGGACAGTGCGTGAAAATCTCCAAAGCTTCCAAGATTGGTTTTTAGCTATTCGAGAAAGCTTTACACAAGAAGAACTTTATTTTGACCTCCGTTTTGAAAGTGATAGTGATTTAAGTGATGATGCTATTGGACAATTAGCCGTCAAAGAGGTTTTGAACTCTGATAATTTGGCACATAATAGGCAGTCTGATCATATTGCGCGTGCTTTAGACATGTTAGAAAAAGTTAATCAGTTAAACCAGACCTATCATGCGGCTATTCATTTACCAACGGTTCAGACACCGAGTCAGATTAAAGATTTTTATCAACCAATTATGGACTCTGAAGGAGTTGCTATTATAGAAAAAAGCCGACCTTTAACTCAATCTTCGTTTGTATTGCCAGATTTTAGTGAAAATCCTCCTATTGATGCTAGTCAAATTGGTGCTAGCTTACATGAGTTGATGCAAAAAATTCAGGTTTCCGAGAGAGTGACGCAAGAAAGTGTTCAAAGGGCTTTGACCTTGGTTAATGCTACCGAGGCTCTAAAAGCTAAGCTAAATCTTAATAAGGTTATTCAGTTTTTCAATCAGACTGCTCTTGGACAACTCATTTGTAATCATTACCAGAAGCTACACCGTGAAGCCCCATTTGCTATGCTCAAAAAAGACATCCTTAGTCAAGAAAAGTTTGTGGTGCGTGGAATTATTGATGGTTACTTACTTTTTGATGATAAAATCATTCTTTTTGATTATAAGACCGATAAATATCACCAAGCAAGTGATCTACAGAAAAAATATGCCGGTCAAATAGCCTTATATGCAGAAGCTTTGTCACAAGCTTATAATATAGACACCGTCGAAAAGTATCTTGTTTTGCTAGGAGGAGAAAACTTAGAAGTGGTTTCGGTTTCGTAA
- the rexB gene encoding ATP-dependent nuclease subunit B, translated as MKLLYTDLQYSLTELLVTEADNYAKEGCRVFYIAPNSLSFEKERAVLETLSQEASFAITVTRFGQLARYFTLNEIKTSLPIDDTALSMIFYRALDQLTESDLKRYYHLKGDLAFILQLIDLYKELKAANIAVTELEMEDPEKKNDFISIFLAVEDLMVSYQLEETSVLDYFSQVVASGQIDDQLSQTVLIIDGFTRFSTEEANLVAQLDAKCHQVVVGTYLSQKAYSKSFTEGNIYQASIDFFRELSQTYHVKAQYIKSRTIYPESFRNLTKLLEAHFDFSESESQLSSQDKNSFQIWQSLNQKDEIEHVAKSIRQKLYEGYRYKDILVLLGDLDSYQLQIGQLFDKYEIPYYFGKAEAMSHHTLVQFIDALERIYRYNWRNEDILSLLKTGLFGHFEDFDLDQFEAYVQFADINGSRKFAKTFSVNPLDRHERRRFDLDAINRLREVIYSPLETLYSQKQQTGESFMNHLLTFLNQVELPTKLEQLSYAQNENEQEKDLEVWKVFTSILEQFYHIFKDEIISLEHAFKLIKTGMQTANYRAVPATLDVVTIKSYDLVQPHSKAFVYAIGMTSAHFPKVTLKKSLINDQERALTNQKLSSFQRFEVSSHETTKKNHFMALSLFNSANQELVLSVPMQLNEVSVELSPYISLLLAFGIPLLEKGKSRFSDMDTDIGNYKSLLSQVIQLNTSQIELSPEEENFWTVMLRYLKGRLKKENLVFPQTKKHLQTKTLSKEVIQTRFPEEKPIYLSNSALTVFYDNQYKYFLQYILGLQETESIHPDARQHGTYLHRVFERVMADASELTFDNKVKRAIEQTNQEASFKYFYQEDAQGRYSLHLLEEIAKATTDIFKAHKHVQVLAQEEKFQLPIQDKLIINGTIDRIDQLPDKSVGIVDYKSSANVFDLTLFFNGLNSQLLTYLSALKRRYESDHPIFGAMYLHMQEPKLDLATYQELDSKLLKDHYKELTYKGIFMESEKEHLASGAYHITNNTFTEEEVALLLAYNEWLYLRAEEKIRQGHFLINPYTKDGKSVQGDQLKAITGFEADLDFGQARSLVTVTGKNKKEILLDLMKDRQEGTQ; from the coding sequence ATGAAATTACTTTATACAGATTTGCAATATTCTTTAACAGAACTTTTAGTTACAGAGGCTGATAACTATGCCAAAGAAGGGTGTCGTGTTTTTTACATCGCTCCAAATTCTCTTTCGTTTGAGAAAGAAAGAGCCGTCTTAGAAACGCTCAGTCAAGAAGCTTCATTTGCCATTACAGTAACTAGATTTGGTCAGCTGGCACGTTATTTTACTCTAAATGAAATTAAAACAAGTTTACCAATTGATGATACGGCTTTATCAATGATTTTTTACCGTGCTTTAGACCAATTAACAGAATCTGATTTAAAACGTTATTATCATTTAAAAGGAGATCTAGCATTTATACTGCAGTTAATTGATTTATATAAAGAACTTAAAGCAGCGAATATTGCAGTAACAGAGCTTGAAATGGAAGACCCTGAGAAGAAGAATGATTTCATATCCATTTTTCTTGCTGTTGAGGACTTGATGGTAAGCTACCAACTTGAAGAGACAAGTGTTCTTGATTATTTTTCTCAAGTCGTAGCCAGCGGACAAATAGATGATCAACTTAGCCAGACTGTTCTTATTATCGATGGTTTTACTCGCTTCTCTACTGAAGAGGCTAATTTGGTCGCGCAACTTGATGCAAAATGCCATCAGGTTGTTGTTGGCACTTATCTTAGTCAAAAAGCCTATTCCAAAAGTTTTACCGAAGGTAATATTTATCAAGCTAGTATTGATTTTTTTCGCGAACTTTCTCAAACTTATCACGTCAAGGCACAATATATTAAGAGTCGGACGATTTATCCTGAAAGTTTCAGAAATCTTACCAAGCTTTTAGAAGCACATTTTGACTTTTCTGAGTCAGAGAGCCAGTTAAGTTCACAAGATAAGAACTCCTTCCAAATTTGGCAAAGTCTCAATCAAAAAGATGAAATTGAGCATGTTGCCAAAAGCATCCGTCAAAAGCTGTATGAGGGCTACCGTTACAAGGATATTCTTGTTTTATTAGGAGATCTTGACAGTTACCAATTACAGATTGGTCAGCTCTTTGACAAATACGAAATTCCTTATTATTTTGGTAAAGCAGAAGCGATGTCTCATCACACCCTTGTGCAATTTATAGACGCGCTTGAGCGTATTTATCGCTATAATTGGCGTAACGAAGATATCTTGTCTCTATTAAAAACAGGTTTATTTGGTCATTTTGAGGATTTTGATTTAGATCAATTTGAAGCCTATGTCCAATTTGCTGATATCAACGGTTCTCGTAAGTTTGCTAAAACCTTTTCTGTAAACCCACTAGATAGGCACGAGCGTCGAAGATTTGATCTTGATGCTATAAATAGGCTTCGAGAAGTTATTTATAGTCCCTTGGAAACATTATATAGTCAAAAACAACAAACAGGCGAAAGCTTTATGAATCATTTGTTGACCTTCCTAAATCAAGTTGAATTGCCGACAAAACTTGAGCAGCTTAGCTATGCTCAAAATGAAAATGAGCAGGAAAAGGATTTAGAAGTTTGGAAGGTTTTCACTTCTATTTTAGAGCAATTTTATCACATTTTTAAAGACGAAATCATTAGCCTAGAACACGCTTTTAAGCTTATTAAAACGGGAATGCAGACAGCGAATTATCGAGCTGTGCCAGCAACTTTAGATGTCGTTACGATCAAATCGTACGACTTAGTTCAACCGCATAGTAAGGCTTTTGTCTACGCTATTGGAATGACTAGTGCTCATTTTCCTAAAGTGACCCTTAAGAAGAGCTTAATAAATGATCAGGAGCGTGCGTTAACCAATCAAAAGCTGTCTTCGTTTCAGCGATTTGAAGTTTCAAGCCATGAAACAACTAAAAAAAATCATTTTATGGCACTTTCTCTTTTTAATTCTGCAAATCAAGAATTAGTACTTAGTGTGCCAATGCAATTAAACGAGGTATCGGTAGAGCTTTCACCTTATATTTCCTTACTACTAGCTTTTGGCATTCCTTTGCTTGAAAAAGGGAAAAGTCGATTCTCTGATATGGATACTGATATTGGAAATTATAAATCTCTTCTATCTCAAGTCATTCAATTGAATACTAGTCAAATAGAACTTAGTCCAGAAGAAGAAAACTTTTGGACGGTTATGTTACGTTATCTTAAAGGACGCTTGAAAAAAGAAAACTTAGTATTCCCTCAGACCAAAAAACATTTACAAACCAAAACCCTATCAAAAGAAGTCATTCAAACTCGGTTTCCAGAAGAAAAGCCTATCTATTTATCTAATTCAGCCTTAACTGTTTTTTATGATAATCAATATAAGTATTTTTTACAATATATTCTAGGTTTGCAAGAAACAGAGTCAATACATCCAGATGCCCGTCAACATGGGACCTACTTACATCGTGTATTTGAACGGGTAATGGCAGATGCTTCAGAACTAACTTTTGATAATAAGGTCAAAAGGGCAATCGAACAGACGAATCAAGAAGCGAGTTTCAAATATTTTTATCAGGAAGATGCACAAGGGCGCTATAGCCTTCATCTTTTAGAAGAAATTGCTAAAGCGACTACAGATATTTTTAAAGCCCATAAACATGTTCAGGTCTTAGCGCAAGAAGAAAAATTTCAGTTGCCAATCCAGGACAAGTTAATTATTAATGGAACGATAGACCGCATTGATCAACTGCCTGATAAAAGTGTCGGTATAGTGGACTATAAGTCAAGTGCTAATGTTTTTGATTTAACTCTCTTTTTCAATGGCTTAAACTCGCAGTTGCTAACTTATTTGTCAGCCTTGAAAAGGCGCTATGAAAGTGATCACCCTATTTTTGGTGCTATGTACTTGCATATGCAAGAGCCAAAACTCGACTTGGCTACATATCAAGAGCTGGATAGTAAGCTTTTGAAAGACCACTATAAAGAACTGACCTATAAAGGTATTTTTATGGAAAGTGAAAAAGAACATTTGGCTTCTGGTGCCTACCATATTACCAACAATACTTTCACTGAAGAAGAAGTTGCATTACTGTTAGCCTATAATGAATGGTTATATTTAAGGGCTGAAGAAAAAATTCGTCAAGGTCATTTTCTCATTAATCCCTACACTAAGGATGGAAAATCAGTTCAAGGGGATCAATTGAAGGCCATAACGGGATTTGAAGCTGACTTGGATTTTGGACAAGCTAGATCGTTAGTAACTGTTACGGGGAAAAATAAAAAAGAAATATTATTAGACTTAATGAAAGATAGACAGGAAGGTACCCAGTAA